A single genomic interval of Anopheles marshallii chromosome 2, idAnoMarsDA_429_01, whole genome shotgun sequence harbors:
- the LOC128719262 gene encoding centrosomal and chromosomal factor, with amino-acid sequence MAMAACYPTYDHMTGGSRNAGSIAAQQQQLQQQQQQQQQSPVTATSQLHHLSSRLSAAAAAAAVAAAASNMPVQKDFSIPLHVDCSVEYELPNQAKPPVGARVEPLLMIHPCYFRKMESQRRSPFINNMPNSSRSSSSSIAAKNGVSGGASNGGSNSNSASSVVSGPSATVDPSVINGSCTTGVNNVSSSSGSSSSRRNAAHKSSSASTSNQFLQLQLDDYVQRQMHRTTAANSQQQQHYGAANNTVAGHLQQQQQQHHHQQQQQQQQQHHSRHQQQQQQQQQPHHHHHQSQHLAGQSSNQYNLTNNQSQSQQQQQQQSASVSSSDWGRYHLGSSDCASAGGAAGGAGVVVRNGGSYSSKVANGYGGNGLAVGSNSSSNSSSNAGNNSNKSKSVTSASMKRNASNTGISQHHQQQQQQQQQQHQLQQQQQQQLLMPASCAVYNSTANGVSSGLVEGGGAGPRWGDIEKTSMAAAVPRDFQAGPESLPMKGGVVAAANLPPPSYRSGGKRDAMLSGAGGCAVYSNNNNNSSSSNRSHTGGNNTGVSSTTGIPSTDLSLWEAAANGAGGGTTSNSTLPDKSSMTAAIPRDYHAAGPEHLAACNKLAAARQQQQQYQQHHHQQQQQQQHHSQQQQQQHRQQQHRQQQHQQHQQQHHHHQQQQQQQQHLHHQQQQQHHHNHQVAVAAAAAAAAAAAEASEKLLFAAKYRQHQRASHRLHPYMMSSSFTPLMTAAFPPMQQVSCYNV; translated from the coding sequence ATGGCTATGGCAGCGTGCTATCCGACCTACGATCACATGACCGGCGGCAGCAGAAATGCTGGCAGCATCGcggcccagcagcagcagctccagcagcagcagcagcagcaacaacagagcCCGGTGACGGCCACTAGTCAGCTGCACCATCTGTCGTCGAGGCTGTCGGCCGCCGCAGCCGCGGCAGCAGTTGCGGCCGCCGCCTCCAACATGCCGGTGCAGAAGGATTTCAGCATACCGCTGCACGTCGACTGCAGCGTGGAGTACGAGCTGCCGAACCAGGCGAAACCGCCGGTCGGCGCACGGGTCGAGCCGCTGCTGATGATCCATCCGTGCTACTTCCGCAAGATGGAGAGTCAGCGGCGCAGCCCGTTCATCAACAACATGCCAAATTCGTCCCGTAGCTCTAGTTCGTCGATCGCGGCCAAGAATGGTGTCAGTGGCGGTGCGAGCAATggcggcagcaacagcaacagtgccAGCAGCGTCGTCAGTGGCCCCAGTGCCACGGTCGATCCCTCGGTGATAAATGGTAGCTGCACGACGGGCGTCAACAACGTCAGCAGCagtagcggcagcagcagcagccggcgGAATGCGGCCCACAAGTCGTCGTCCGCATCCACCAGCAACCAGTTCCTTCAGCTCCAGCTGGACGATTACGTCCAGCGGCAGATGCACCGCACGACAGCGGCCAAcagtcagcagcagcaacattacGGTGCTGCCAACAACACGGTCGCTGGTCatctgcagcaacagcagcagcagcatcatcaccaacaacagcagcagcagcagcaacagcaccacagtcgccaccagcagcagcagcaacaacagcaacaacctcaccaccatcatcaccaatcGCAGCACCTCGCAGGGCAGTCCTCGAATCAGTACAACCTCACCAACAACCAGTCCCAgtctcagcagcagcagcagcaacaatctgCCTCTGTCTCATCCTCCGACTGGGGCCGGTATCATCTGGGTTCGTCGGACTGTGCCAGCGCGGGCGGGGCGGCTGGTGGTGCGGGTGTTGTTGTCCGCAACGGTGGCAGCTACAGCAGCAAGGTAGCGAACGGTTACGGTGGCAACGGGCTGGCTgtcggcagcaacagcagcagcaacagcagcagcaacgccggcaacaatagcaacaaatCCAAAAGTGTCACTAGCGCGTCCATGAAGCGCAACGCAAGTAATACGGGTATCAGtcaacaccaccaacagcagcaacagcaacagcaacagcaacatcagcttcagcaacagcagcaacaacagctgctGATGCCGGCCAGCTGCGCCGTGTACAACAGCACCGCCAACGGTGTCAGCAGTGGCCTGGTGGAGGGTGGCGGTGCGGGTCCCCGTTGGGGCGACATCGAGAAGACTTCAATGGCGGCGGCAGTGCCTCGCGATTTCCAGGCCGGTCCCGAATCACTGCCCATGAAGGGTGGGGTGGTGGCGGCCGCTAACCTGCCACCCCCGTCCTACCGCAGTGGGGGCAAGCGGGACGCGATGCTGTCCGGTGCCGGCGGCTGTGCAGTgtatagtaataataataataatagtagtagtagtaaccGAAGCCACACCGGCGGCAACAACACGGGCGTCAGCAGTACGACCGGCATTCCCAGCACGGACCTCAGCCTGTGGGAGGCGGCAGCGAacggtgccggtggcggcaCCACCAGCAACTCCACCCTGCCGGACAAGAGCTCGATGACGGCCGCCATTCCGCGGGACTATCACGCGGCTGGTCCGGAACATCTCGCGGCCTGCAACAAACTGGCGGCCGcacgtcagcagcagcaacagtaccagcaacatcatcatcaacagcagcaacagcaacaacatcactcgcaacagcagcagcagcaacatcgtcaacagcaacatcgtcagcagcagcatcagcaacaccaacagcaacatcatcatcaccagcagcagcagcaacaacagcaacaccttcatcatcaacagcagcagcaacaccatcacAATCATCAGGTTGCGGTGGCGGCGGCTGCTGCGGCTGCGGCAGCGGCCGCCGAAGCCTCCGAGAAGTTGCTGTTCGCGGCCAAATATCGGCAGCATCAGCGTGCATCACATCGACTCCACCCGTACATGATGAGCTCCAGCTTCACCCCGCTGATGACGGCGGCCTTCCCGCCGATGCAGCAGGTGTCCTGCTACAACGTGTGA